A stretch of the Lytechinus variegatus isolate NC3 chromosome 5, Lvar_3.0, whole genome shotgun sequence genome encodes the following:
- the LOC121415449 gene encoding uncharacterized protein K02A2.6-like, protein MDTTFYIVDTKSPAILGLPSSKAMKLVILNCSVQQKEQLPLRDKRDLQQRFPDCFTGIGRFPGEFHITLMEDAHPVVHASRKLPIHLQKELKEELDRMQELGVITRVTEPTDWVSSLAVSRKSNGKLRVCLDPKDLNRACRRTHHKTPTLEEITHKLSGARVFSKMDARHGYWSIVLDRESSLLTTFNSP, encoded by the coding sequence ATGGATACAACCTTCTACATTGTGGACACCAAGAGTCCAGCTATTCTGGGTCTGCCAAGCTCAAAGGCAATGAAGCTAGTGATTCTGAACTGCTCAGTACAGCAGAAGGAGCAACTACCACTCCGTGATAAGAGAGATCTTCAGCAGCGGTTTCCagactgtttcactggaatcgGACGATTTCCAGGAGAGTTCCATATCACATTGATGGAGGATGCCCATCCTGTAGTACATGCATCCAGGAAATTGCCCATCCATCTACAGAAAGAGCTTAAGGAAGAGCTTGACAGGATGCAAGAGTTAGGAGTTATCACAAGGGTAACTGAGCCAACAGACTGGGTGTCATCCCTAGCAGTGAGCAGAAAGTCGAATGGGAAGCTTAGAGTGTGCCTTGATCCCAAGGATCTGAATAGAGCATGCAGACGCACCCATCACAAGACTCCAACACTCGAAGAGATTACGCACAAGTTAAGTGGTGCAAGGGTTTTCTCCAAGATGGACGCCCGACATGGATACTGGAGCATAGTTCTTGACAGAGAATCTAGTCTGCTAACGACCTTCAATTCCCCATAA